From one Burkholderia pyrrocinia genomic stretch:
- a CDS encoding oligosaccharide flippase family protein, with the protein MSNLKKNFLLLLTLQISMYAVPLLIAPLLTHALGPEGYGQLAFSLAVIAYLTNCTSYSFDLTATPRIALARDDRAERSRIFWATLYAQIGIAAVCFVVLVVLTLVIGRFGEDRDLLLIGFGMVAGVAFTPGWYFQGMEKLRALSVILFVGRVLSLPAMFAVVHSPADIDRAMIVNAAVPVLSAIALAVYLYLHREIDFVRVGVADIAESLKGGWQVFLASTSIAFYASTNTVLLGFVSGNVAAGYFAAGDKLIRAALSMLQPLKAATYPRISYLMRHARNDAFSFLRKLFVVQVVMVLGISLVIFFGAPLAVRILYGPSYEPTVHVLRWMAFIPFMAGMTDLFGVQTMLPLGMKTAFTRILMSSGILNIVLLPVLAKYFAELGAAAAVLLAEAAVAAALAAVVYRAGIPLLGSSVARR; encoded by the coding sequence ATGTCAAACCTCAAGAAGAACTTCCTGCTGCTGCTGACGCTGCAGATTTCGATGTATGCGGTGCCGCTGCTGATCGCACCGCTGCTGACGCACGCACTGGGCCCGGAAGGCTATGGCCAGCTCGCGTTCTCGCTCGCGGTCATCGCGTATCTCACCAACTGCACGAGCTACAGCTTCGACCTGACCGCGACGCCGCGCATCGCGCTCGCCCGCGACGACCGCGCCGAACGCTCGCGCATCTTCTGGGCGACGCTGTACGCGCAGATCGGGATCGCGGCCGTCTGCTTCGTCGTACTGGTGGTGCTGACCCTCGTGATCGGGCGCTTCGGCGAGGACCGCGACCTGCTGCTGATCGGGTTCGGCATGGTGGCCGGCGTCGCATTCACGCCCGGCTGGTATTTCCAGGGCATGGAGAAGCTGCGCGCGCTCAGCGTGATCCTGTTCGTCGGCCGCGTGCTGAGCCTTCCCGCGATGTTCGCCGTCGTGCACAGCCCGGCGGACATCGATCGCGCGATGATCGTCAACGCCGCCGTGCCGGTGCTGTCGGCGATCGCGCTGGCCGTCTACCTGTATCTCCATCGCGAAATCGACTTCGTGCGCGTCGGCGTTGCCGACATTGCCGAATCGCTGAAAGGCGGCTGGCAGGTGTTTCTCGCATCGACGTCGATCGCGTTCTACGCATCGACCAACACCGTGCTGCTCGGCTTCGTGTCGGGCAACGTCGCGGCCGGCTACTTCGCCGCCGGCGACAAGCTGATCCGCGCAGCGCTCAGCATGCTCCAGCCGCTGAAAGCCGCCACCTATCCGCGCATCAGCTACCTGATGCGGCATGCGCGCAACGACGCGTTCTCGTTCCTGCGCAAGCTGTTCGTCGTGCAGGTCGTGATGGTGCTCGGCATCTCGCTCGTGATTTTCTTCGGTGCGCCGCTGGCGGTGCGCATCCTGTACGGCCCGTCGTACGAACCGACCGTTCACGTGCTGCGCTGGATGGCGTTCATCCCGTTCATGGCCGGCATGACCGACCTGTTCGGCGTGCAGACCATGCTGCCGCTCGGCATGAAGACGGCCTTCACGCGCATCCTGATGTCGTCCGGCATCCTGAACATCGTGCTGCTGCCGGTGCTCGCGAAGTATTTCGCCGAACTGGGCGCCGCCGCCGCCGTGCTGCTCGCGGAGGCGGCAGTTGCCGCCGCGCTCGCGGCCGTGGTCTATCGCGCCGGCATTCCGCTGCTCGGCAGCTCCGTTGCGCGCCGCTAG